TAATCAGAAAAACCTTAAATTTACCACCTAAGCCACTACTAAGGACAAGAACAAGTCCATTATATATTCTTACTGTTGAAAATTCCACTTATGAGTTTGTCTCAAATTGGAAAATTAGAATAGAtcatgggtgcttatatacatggttggtcCCAAGACTCAATAGGCTTAACttttttggatcaagttggtgttcacgtatgtgtatcaagcccactcatAGGCtactccggtcctaacaagtggtatcagagtcgatGGTTCGTAACTCTAGGCGAGTGACATCATAAAAGTCGAGACGTAAAGCTAATTCCCCTGACATGCTAACATTTTGAAGGCCAAGTGTGTGACTGAGGCTAATAAGCTAGGATCATCTAACCCTAAGATGGATTCtaatagggtcaagatgtgggaggtaggattggttcgaagACACGTGAAATGTAATCTGAGacacgtaaggcgccagtggtaaggcccacttgaacaattgttggggaattgggcttactcccataagggagatggtTTCCTTTCAAGGGAGAGtgattggaactcacaagtgagagagagattattgagaattccacttgtgagcttgtcccacattgaaaaattagaatagatcatgagtgcttatatacatggttagacccaagacctaataggcttaaacttttaggtcaagttggtgttcactcatgtgtatcaaacccGTCCATAGGCTCCTCCGATCCTAATACTTACTCATGTTACGATTTTGTTGACCAAATGATCGGGAATTATTcttttttactttcaaatttaaattctggACTCCAATCAAACGGCCATCcaattaatgttcttttatttGTAGGCAAATAATATTTTGCTGGGACCAAGAGCCAAAAACAAAATGGATGAGGGCGGTCATATAGCACACACAATCATATTGGAGGCAAGTCTTCTgcgaattttttatttaaaatacaattACTCTATGTAACAACAGCCAAAGTAATTTGTTTAAAGAgtaaaagggtaaaaagggaGTTCGATCTGCTGTCAGAAAATAGGTACAAATAGAATAGCGGAAATCTCCTAAATATAGACATATGTAGGCTCAACTATTTCTTCCGGAGAGATTTTTCAGATACAACTCCTGAACAATTAAGAAAGGGAGGGCCATGCAGTGTTAACTATACATGCTCCATCCATACATGCATAATGCAACTCAAGCGAATTCCTGGCTTCTGGCTATACACGCCGGCGTCCATGGCGTACGCACGATCGATCAACTTCTAAGGCAGCATATacaagctagctagctagctagggaATTATATATGGCGATCGATCAGCCCTTCGAACTAGATGATGGAGGCTGCTGCAGTTGCTGATACAAGGCTGCCATCCGGCTGTACGCATCCAATGCCATCGCCTGTGCATATAAACTATTATATACCAAGAgctcttccttttttcttttttcttttttttttttttcatttgagaCATGGTATTATTAGAGGTAGGTTATATATTCAACACAAAGTAATCAACTTGTTTCATATTTTATATTCTTTGGCCTTTCAAATCCTTTGGGACCTTATAATTCGAATTTTAAACATCCAAATTCTTTATGGCACCATTtagatcaagaattttatttgagaAGAGGGAAACCcaaatgtattttttattttattttctctttatattaaattgcatcaaaaataaaattttattataatgtaatttaaaattaaggaaaatcGTCGGTTCATTAATCATACTCAAGctaaaatttttattcattgatttagtatacattttattttcctttcttacTTTTTTTGAGAATTAAACATAAAaagtaaattatattattttttatttttattttaattttttttagttttgagcaaagattttgaaaattctaCTAAATAAGCTAACGATGAACTTTCTCACGAAGATAGAGACTAACATTTTTAACAAAGATTATGAATAAAGACAGTATATTTCTACTAAATAATTGTAACTTTTTACGAGTAGTTTCCTATTGGTTGATTCGTGTGTGTTTTCTTTTTTCAGGAGAGCAATAAAGAGATAGAATCCTAGGATGACTGACTCCATTACCCATCAACTAATTAACATTAATAATTTAAGTAATCTAGCCAATTAGTTAATTGCTTTACAAACACATGTATACTACTTCttgcatataatatatatatatatatatatatatatataatataataattgacTTGATTCCCTAGCTGTAAAATCCGTCAATTCAATTGGTGTATGTTCCAAAACCCCAATAATTTAAAGCTCAAATAATATCCCGTCGACTTTATTTATTAGAGGACATTCCTACCattaaaaacttaaaataaatttttatattaaaggttttgaattcaaaatataaaataattttaaaagatatGAAATGAAAGATGACCTCTGCATATATAaacttattaattaattaattaattacctgTTGCTGTGATGGGCAAGTGTAGAATGTGGAGAGGGGGTCCGGCAGAAGCATGGGCGGTAAGCGGTCGCCGGAGGTGTCCCAGGTGGAAGGAGTTAGAGGCATGAAAGCAGCAGCGGGGTTAAGAAGAGGAGAGATTCGGGTGAGGTTCATGTTAGGGCGCGGCATTGTGTTCATGCCCATCACATTCACAGCAGGGCCGCCCATCCCCGCCATCCCCATTCCCATTCCCATCATCGACATTtggagctgctgctgctgctgctgctgctgctgctgttgcatGGCCAGCGGCAGCATCATGTTCATCCTGCTCATCATCTGAACTTGTCCCTGTAGTTGTTTCAGATACTCTATCACTTCGTCCAGCATTGAGGCTTTGTCCGTCTGCACTATCACATTAATTAATTGTTACTTATTCAATAAAGTGAATATTATTGCCTGATCTCGTATATATAATTAATCTTTGTTAATGACAATTATGAACAAATAATAAACAAATGAAAGATTAACCTCAATTAGCTAAGAATTTTTTCTTCTTACTTTTTATGCTTCATTAATTATATGACACAAGTCTATATATTATGAGTGGCAAGAGCGTACATTTGACATATTTTATAAGGATAAGAGCTACATTAACCGTCCTAAGATATTATAGAGCCCAGATATCTTTCGAGATATAATTTTCAAGACGACTAGCATATTTAGAAGAATATTCTTCTATACAATCCTAATTTAGCTAATCTTCAATTATTAAAGTCACTTCAATAATTTATCTTCCAGTTTTGTTACATGAAAATGAGAAAGCTTAAATAAGAATATATTTATAATTGGGTTCAAAATTTTTGGGACTGCGCCTTTGTGGAGAGGCACTGCTGAGGGATTCGCCCCATTATTGGGTCAACCGTACGTTGGGTCAAAGATACAAACAAGCCCACCCTTATCCCCGTACAGAAGATGATATATACCATTTAATTTGTAAAGTCCCAATTCCCAAAAATGTTCAGGTGCAAAATTATACAGAAACAAAATTTACAGAGCTAGCAGTGCAGACACCGATGTACATTGATTATTGGGTGCAGTTTAATTTCTTTGGCTGGCATTGCCAATCTAGGGCGCAACGGCGTTCCTGTTGGGTCATTCATGGCAGAACGGCCAAATCATttgcatagagagagagagagagagagagagagagagagagagagagagagagaggaggaggaggaggaggacaAGCACACGGTAGATAAGAGGAGGAGGCCCTACCAGCGGCACCGGGGGCTAGCTGGATGAGGCTATACATGTGGTAGCAAAGCAGGTGGCTGTCGCCACACCTAACCACCCTCTGTCAACTTGTCCCCATTCCATTACTgggtgtgtgggtgtgtgtggaCGAGGCCCTTCCTTCCATATTAATGCCCCGCGAGCAAAATTTGCTAGCCCCCATTTAAATTCATCATGTTCACTCAATAGCTTTGGACCACCTCATTTGTGATTGTACGTCTCCTTTTCTTCGTGTTAGATTGTTTGAAGGATGTCAAATTAAAGATGACAAATCAAATTTTCAGATCGCTAGCTAGTAATTAGAGAAAATTTGGTCAAGATAAATAACTATATACTATGTTTTACTAAAATTACTTTACTTGTACTAACAGATTCAAATATTTCTACCAGACATGTTCCGGCCTTCATGAGCAAACAACTCCCCAATCTTAAGTGTACACAAGACATGTTCAAACCAGTTTTGAGACATTATGCAAATGTCCATACTCTTTTGATGTTAATTGGCTATTGCAAAGCTTGTTCATTCTCTAATGCCAGGGAGCAGATATTGTTAGTGCAACCGgatagcatgtggagagataaacacatgataaataatatttataataaagaatgtaatattttttttttaaattgtagacaacaagactagaacttAGAACCTCTTGGTAACCAGTTTGATttcatgttagattatcactctacctaaaagtttaaactgttaAATTGTAAATCAAttatgtatatcaagctttaataaaTATTAGGGCAGAGAAACAGAGACCCAATGACCATATTTCTTAATACGGAATGTGGAGCAATGAATGAATACAAGAAAAAGGACGAAGCAGCCTTCAGTTCTGTTGATACGCATTCACATGGGGGCCAACTATTTTTATGAGAATGAGCCTTACCAAGTCTAATTTCAACAgtttaaaaaattcaatttacATGGATTTAGAATCATTAAAGTGTGATTATCATTTGCCAACCGACACATTAAATCTTATATTTCGGTATCTTCATTTTTTCCTGTTGCCTACCAACTGTTCGTCAAAATGTCTAAGTGCGGACAAGCTGGTAAAAAACAACATATTAAGTTGATTTCTGTTTGGTATTAAGCAGAAGAACCTACTAAGATTGATTTCAAAATTTCATCTAATCAGGCAACAAAAGTAAATTTCTAGTTCAACCTAGATTCCAACCATATTCCTTTTTCCTTTGGGATGAGCCAAGCTACTGATGATTTATATATACTTCAATTCGAGTTCATAGTTGATTCGAGTTGAAGTTGTTTCAGTTGGTAAAAATGTTGCAGGGGATATCCTGAGACTCATCAGAGCTTTTATTGTGGTTGACAttagaaggaaaaggaaaaaatatataaaaaaaccaCTGCAGTACACAAGTGCACTTGAtggtggatatatatatatatatatatatatatatatatatatatatatatatatatatatatatatatgacagggACAAATGAAACCACAACAAAAAGTGGTGATGCAAATGAATggatcttttttctttttttttttgggggttcTCTTGGTGTGAACAGGTTCTTCATACCTTACTGGAATTTGGGACCAGCTTTTGCAAAGTCTTCATCCTTTGGTTGATCTTATCTCTCCTTTTCTGTTGAGGGGGGAAAAAAAAGGCACCACATAAAGTCATAAACAACTAAAGACAACCAACAGTAGAATGCGAATCTCTTCTGTTTCCTCTCCAAgagaaatattttttctttttaagaaaaagagaactaaaaacataaaatatttcaaaatattcagcCAATCATTCAGAactaataaaatatcatatgttTCTTAGatttgcttattattattattattattattattattattattattattattattattatttgggtgaTTAGATAGATGATAATTTTAAACTTATGATTAGATTTTTTGAGAGAGAGATCCCACCCGTTCAGATTGGTTATGAATAGCAGCCGCCCTGCTCCTTTTAGTTGAAACTGAAGATTTCCGGCTTGTTGCCTTCTTCTTGCCTTCCTCCCCGCTTTCCTCCCTCTTCATAACACAATTCGCACAATAATAACAATCAATTATAATTTTGTATGTAATACGTATAATATTATAGATAGCATGGGTGTGTGAAAGAGCATTGATAATCAGCTCGGGGACAAGTACGGTGCCTGTGGTCTGCTGTGACAAACCGAGTCATGGTCGTCGGCGGTGGTCGTCTTCGTGCCATGCTTACCGGAGCTGGAATTTTCCGGCGACCCAAGCGAAGTGGATGCGAACCCCGCCCCCAACTCCACCTCGCACGTGTCGAGCGTCACAGGGTGGCTGTCCCTACCAAACGTAGCACTTCCGGTACTGACGCTCTGTGCCGCGCTGCTCCACTCGTGCGCCGTCCTCGTCGACCGCAGCCTCCCCTCGGCGTCGTCCTGGTGCTCGGTGGCGGTGGCGGCATCGCTGCAGGAGCCCACGCGCGTGGAGCACCCGACCGCACGCAGGGACGGGTCGTCCGTTGGGTTCGAGCAGGGGACCAAGGCGTCCGGGGCGGCAACGACGGAGCGGTGCTGCTCTAACCAGGGGTCGATCTCCGCGTGGTGCGGGACGGCTGGGCAGCCGTCGGGGAAGGTGGTGGAGGACTTTGGGATGGGAAAGCGAGTGGCTTGGTTGACGATG
This region of Malania oleifera isolate guangnan ecotype guangnan chromosome 10, ASM2987363v1, whole genome shotgun sequence genomic DNA includes:
- the LOC131166048 gene encoding transcription factor UNE10; translation: MSQCVPSWDLDHNQNSTLPPPSRLSLRPRHPTSSPNSPTSHKLDYEVAELTWENGQIAMHGLRPRVLPKPHPSRNNKYSWDKPRSAAAGTLESIVNQATRFPIPKSSTTFPDGCPAVPHHAEIDPWLEQHRSVVAAPDALVPCSNPTDDPSLRAVGCSTRVGSCSDAATATEHQDDAEGRLRSTRTAHEWSSAAQSVSTGSATFGRDSHPVTLDTCEVELGAGFASTSLGSPENSSSGKHGTKTTTADDHDSVCHSRPQREESGEEGKKKATSRKSSVSTKRSRAAAIHNQSERKRRDKINQRMKTLQKLVPNSSKTDKASMLDEVIEYLKQLQGQVQMMSRMNMMLPLAMQQQQQQQQQQQLQMSMMGMGMGMAGMGGPAVNVMGMNTMPRPNMNLTRISPLLNPAAAFMPLTPSTWDTSGDRLPPMLLPDPLSTFYTCPSQQQAMALDAYSRMAALYQQLQQPPSSSSKG